The Sphingobacterium bambusae genome includes a window with the following:
- a CDS encoding RagB/SusD family nutrient uptake outer membrane protein — protein sequence MKAKKYITNRMFVVVVFSVSALSAWSCKDFLKEEMVSTITQDYFETEKGLDELVVANYNILRWKFGFMEGPFLFETGNDIVEPLDNAWATFSPAVWSASGAAGDYANNLMGYYQQQLLGAYPIINDCNKAIEIILERAPGKYATDQSYAAQRLAEVYFLRAYAYYLLVTQLGDVPFPLKSNNTLPNNFYLPKSTSATIYSQLITDLRYAEEHLPNRSQTQRGRLTNAAAAHFLAKLYLQRQQAAPFSSYRNADGSIDRSSSNAHLGLLYKGEGTADLDSTIFYANKVISSGIQLADDYWDLFAVARGDWSNEANAEIILQASYGNNLDNGRYGTRTNAAFTGDYRNAAWNIPSWTWGYGLLRGQSFLPSDWGYDVFTDKINDSRFEKSFQLEYESASFDNASQTDGPGLAYTDSKNASLAWQAAEASYFNSLIKPTYKRPSWDNRQAVAGQRKIGRGDLALVFLENSKETAIDIQEALAQPYVLYPRWVKQEGKIYYRKTGADRLNSNAGLLLSRRVRPSSRKFVDPNRSTVDNHFGTRDVAIFRLAETYLLRAEAYGRKGDYASAIADINTLRSRAAYKSGERRAEVLARLYPGADQLQADERSYPYVAIAGTYDRIRVDASYWDGSSEKSKAENYPLEASSNEKRFIHFIYNEFSREFNTEQNVYEGIHHAGIQLERVLHHAQLASNRSAAWPSADNPTNGNGQDGNGKGTFTSFHTFKPFPQSFISMLTDENAVLLDEAARRAYQNPGY from the coding sequence ATGAAAGCTAAAAAATATATAACCAACCGCATGTTTGTGGTCGTCGTTTTTTCCGTTAGTGCGCTCTCGGCATGGTCATGCAAAGATTTTTTGAAAGAAGAGATGGTTTCCACCATCACCCAAGATTATTTTGAAACGGAGAAAGGCTTGGATGAATTGGTTGTTGCTAATTACAATATCCTACGTTGGAAGTTTGGCTTTATGGAAGGCCCCTTTCTTTTCGAAACCGGAAATGATATTGTGGAGCCGCTGGATAACGCATGGGCCACCTTTAGCCCTGCCGTATGGTCGGCATCGGGCGCTGCAGGCGATTATGCCAACAATCTGATGGGCTATTACCAACAGCAGCTTTTGGGAGCTTATCCCATTATCAACGACTGCAACAAAGCAATCGAAATCATCTTGGAAAGGGCTCCTGGGAAATATGCTACAGATCAAAGCTATGCAGCACAGCGGCTTGCTGAAGTCTATTTTTTGCGGGCCTATGCTTACTACCTGTTGGTAACGCAGCTAGGCGATGTGCCTTTCCCGCTTAAGAGCAACAATACCTTACCCAATAATTTTTATCTGCCTAAGTCTACTTCTGCAACCATCTATAGCCAGCTTATCACAGATTTGCGCTACGCGGAAGAACATTTGCCCAATCGTTCACAAACGCAGCGAGGACGTTTGACGAACGCTGCTGCCGCCCACTTTTTGGCCAAGCTATATCTACAACGGCAGCAGGCAGCGCCATTCAGCTCTTACAGGAATGCTGACGGAAGCATAGATCGGAGTAGCAGCAATGCTCATCTTGGGCTGTTATATAAGGGTGAAGGAACTGCCGACCTAGATTCTACGATTTTTTACGCAAACAAAGTGATTAGCTCGGGCATACAGTTGGCTGACGATTATTGGGATCTGTTTGCCGTCGCAAGGGGCGATTGGTCTAATGAGGCAAATGCGGAGATCATTCTACAGGCATCTTATGGGAATAATTTGGACAATGGCCGTTATGGAACGCGTACAAATGCGGCATTTACCGGAGACTATCGTAACGCCGCCTGGAATATCCCGAGTTGGACATGGGGCTATGGCTTGTTAAGAGGCCAGAGCTTTCTTCCTTCCGATTGGGGCTACGATGTATTCACCGATAAGATCAACGATTCCCGTTTTGAAAAATCATTTCAGCTGGAGTATGAGAGTGCTTCCTTCGATAATGCTTCGCAAACGGATGGTCCTGGCTTGGCTTACACCGATTCCAAAAATGCATCCCTAGCTTGGCAGGCGGCAGAGGCTAGTTATTTTAATAGCCTCATTAAGCCTACCTACAAACGACCCTCTTGGGACAATAGACAGGCTGTTGCCGGTCAACGGAAAATTGGGCGCGGAGATTTGGCGCTCGTGTTTTTGGAAAATAGCAAGGAAACTGCTATCGACATACAGGAGGCTTTAGCTCAACCATACGTGCTCTATCCACGATGGGTAAAGCAAGAGGGTAAGATCTACTATCGGAAAACGGGAGCCGACCGCTTAAATTCCAATGCCGGACTACTCCTTAGTCGGCGGGTAAGGCCATCGTCGCGAAAGTTTGTTGACCCCAACCGCAGCACCGTAGACAACCATTTTGGTACGCGTGATGTGGCGATTTTCCGATTAGCCGAAACGTATCTGCTCCGGGCGGAAGCCTATGGTAGAAAGGGCGATTACGCCAGTGCCATTGCTGATATTAATACGCTACGTAGCCGTGCAGCATACAAGTCTGGCGAAAGGCGTGCCGAAGTACTCGCTCGCCTTTATCCGGGAGCCGACCAATTGCAGGCAGACGAGCGCAGCTATCCGTATGTGGCCATTGCTGGCACTTACGACCGCATTCGCGTGGACGCAAGCTACTGGGATGGCAGTTCTGAAAAGTCAAAAGCAGAAAACTATCCGCTGGAAGCCAGTTCTAACGAAAAGCGCTTCATACACTTTATTTATAATGAGTTTTCGCGTGAATTTAACACCGAACAGAATGTCTACGAAGGTATACACCATGCGGGTATTCAATTGGAGCGGGTCTTGCATCATGCACAGTTGGCATCCAATCGCTCCGCGGCTTGGCCATCGGCGGATAATCCAACGAATGGAAATGGGCAGGATGGCAACGGAAAAGGTACCTTTACATCGTTCCATACGTTCAAGCCGTTTCCGCAGTCATTTATCAGTATGTTAACCGATGAGAATGCCGTACTTTTGGATGAGGCCGCTCGACGAGCCTATCAAAATCCGGGCTACTAA
- a CDS encoding SusC/RagA family TonB-linked outer membrane protein — protein MKNNHWKQSVLVCFVFLCVSKLYGQGQVSPIINADLNGTVWDATANIPIVGATVQLDAVTHTVQTDVRGRFAFRTGQKFPFRLIVSYIGYVSDTITVDRSPVEIRLTPIDQNLEEVVVVGYGTSKKRDVTGAISQLKGEDLNDRPIANIVQGMQGKVPGIDITSNNRPGGVGAISIRGNRSINASNAPLYVVDGIPISASEAAMINPKDIASIEVLKDASATAIYGSRGANGVILVTLQEGKKGQVSVRYDGSVSFDQLHATTDWMDAAALLNWQRQTHINGGTYTGKYGTAPDPDFDVSNFGGNDSYGQESIRRAYTWDAAGKIVLRDATPEEIANGYSSQVPVYNAANLLNQNWTDLVSRIAKTQNHSIALSSGTEKSSLYLSAGLLDQEGAMIDQDFKRYSVTLKGDVSPRKWIKLGLSTFGSYSLQNYGMADNSGNSGGKDSYGQALQLMPYAPAYDEQGNILNSNGTGLSAHNVLLNIENSKNEYTRYSVLTNAFAQINFSPYLRYQLKFGVQYSGAENGSFYGPNYTNPFSAVGTAPLIGYNNHGKNLSWVAENLLTFDKQWQDHALKIDALQSSQENKSNGINIRSQEITFPTSLWYNLSANDLGRPMSYGTSYSRSSLLSYMLRANYVLKDRFLLTATGRWDGASVLAEGHKFDFFPSLAVGWKLEEEQWVKDLGWVNQFKLRYGWGVTGNSSVSPYQTTGAIGGAAYVFDETQYPGYKSSVMPNAGLRWEKTQQHNVGIDFSFLNNRISGSLEWYQAKTNDLLLSRSIPNVLGYNSVLSNIGKTSNRGLEIAITSRNLERNNFSWSTTLTWSKNKEQIVALSDGAVDDVANGWFIGQPIAVFRDYAYDRLWQDTPEDHRLMELYRKIGNITALPGQVKVQDQELREVALGTEGARSVTLASGETVTFLDNGFGTIDDNDKAILGSNRPKWVGGIVNSFAYKNWDFSFFLHARIGNLYYGALQTYGRRTEDDIWSPENTDASFPQPTTATFTNYNYTRTYTSGSLISLRYISLGYRFNQSLLERLNVGSLQVYAQVLNPVIWGGEAVKIGLNPEDVNGWDTVAGAQRGGQTANTILLRSAVVGLRIGL, from the coding sequence ATGAAAAACAACCATTGGAAACAATCGGTCTTGGTTTGTTTTGTCTTTCTTTGTGTAAGTAAGCTTTACGGTCAAGGTCAAGTTTCTCCGATTATTAATGCCGACCTAAATGGCACCGTCTGGGATGCTACAGCAAACATTCCCATCGTTGGCGCTACGGTACAACTTGATGCCGTGACGCATACTGTGCAGACTGATGTTCGCGGTCGATTTGCCTTTCGAACAGGTCAGAAATTTCCTTTTCGCTTAATCGTTAGCTATATCGGCTATGTTTCGGATACCATTACGGTCGATCGCTCACCTGTGGAGATCAGATTAACGCCAATCGATCAAAATCTGGAGGAAGTTGTCGTTGTGGGCTACGGCACATCAAAAAAACGCGATGTCACGGGCGCGATTTCACAATTAAAAGGGGAAGACCTCAATGACAGGCCTATTGCTAACATTGTACAGGGTATGCAAGGCAAGGTACCCGGAATCGATATCACGTCCAATAATCGTCCGGGAGGGGTGGGCGCTATTAGCATTCGCGGAAATCGTTCGATTAACGCGTCCAATGCACCGCTGTACGTTGTGGATGGGATACCCATTTCTGCAAGTGAAGCGGCAATGATTAACCCCAAAGATATTGCATCCATTGAGGTGCTGAAAGATGCATCGGCAACCGCTATTTATGGCTCGCGAGGTGCCAATGGTGTTATATTAGTTACTTTACAGGAAGGCAAGAAGGGGCAGGTTTCGGTACGCTACGATGGATCGGTTTCCTTTGATCAGCTTCACGCCACAACAGACTGGATGGATGCTGCTGCACTATTAAATTGGCAGCGGCAGACGCATATCAATGGGGGTACGTATACCGGGAAGTACGGAACGGCTCCTGATCCTGATTTCGATGTTTCCAATTTTGGTGGAAATGATAGCTATGGTCAGGAATCCATTAGACGTGCTTATACTTGGGATGCAGCGGGAAAGATCGTCCTGCGGGATGCTACTCCTGAAGAAATTGCCAATGGATACAGCAGTCAGGTGCCGGTTTACAATGCAGCGAATCTGTTGAATCAAAATTGGACGGATCTCGTCTCCCGTATAGCGAAGACACAAAACCACAGTATTGCCCTATCCTCGGGGACGGAAAAATCCAGTCTGTATTTGTCCGCTGGCTTGTTGGATCAGGAAGGCGCGATGATCGATCAGGACTTTAAGCGGTATTCGGTTACGTTGAAAGGCGATGTTTCGCCTCGTAAATGGATTAAACTAGGCCTTTCTACCTTTGGCAGCTATTCGCTACAAAATTATGGTATGGCAGATAATTCCGGGAATTCAGGGGGTAAGGATTCTTATGGACAGGCTTTACAGCTGATGCCTTACGCACCCGCTTATGATGAACAAGGCAATATATTGAACAGTAATGGTACAGGCCTTTCGGCACATAATGTGCTGTTAAACATTGAAAATAGCAAAAACGAATATACCCGATACAGTGTGCTCACGAACGCCTTTGCACAGATCAATTTCAGCCCTTACCTTCGTTACCAGCTGAAATTTGGCGTGCAATATTCAGGTGCTGAAAACGGGTCATTTTATGGACCCAACTATACAAATCCGTTTTCGGCAGTAGGAACCGCGCCATTGATCGGTTACAATAACCATGGTAAAAATCTATCTTGGGTAGCGGAGAACTTACTGACCTTTGATAAGCAATGGCAGGACCATGCGTTGAAGATTGATGCGTTGCAGTCCTCACAGGAAAATAAGTCTAACGGAATCAACATTCGTTCGCAAGAGATCACCTTTCCCACATCGCTATGGTATAATTTATCGGCGAACGATCTCGGTAGGCCCATGAGCTATGGTACTTCATACAGCCGTTCTTCGCTGCTTTCGTATATGCTTCGCGCCAATTATGTACTTAAAGACCGATTCCTTTTGACTGCGACAGGGCGCTGGGATGGTGCTTCGGTACTTGCCGAAGGCCACAAGTTTGATTTTTTTCCCTCTTTAGCGGTAGGTTGGAAACTAGAAGAAGAGCAATGGGTGAAAGATTTGGGTTGGGTTAATCAGTTCAAGCTGCGGTATGGATGGGGTGTTACGGGGAACTCTTCGGTATCTCCCTACCAAACCACAGGCGCGATCGGAGGAGCTGCCTATGTTTTCGACGAAACGCAGTATCCCGGATACAAATCTTCTGTTATGCCTAATGCCGGCCTTCGATGGGAGAAAACACAGCAACATAATGTGGGCATTGACTTTTCGTTCCTAAATAATCGGATATCCGGATCGTTGGAATGGTATCAGGCTAAAACCAACGATTTACTGCTGTCGCGATCTATTCCGAATGTTTTGGGTTACAACAGTGTGCTCTCGAATATTGGAAAAACGAGCAATCGTGGGCTGGAAATTGCCATAACAAGTCGAAACCTAGAAAGAAACAACTTTTCATGGTCGACGACGTTGACTTGGAGCAAGAACAAAGAGCAGATTGTAGCGTTGTCGGATGGCGCGGTTGACGATGTTGCCAACGGTTGGTTTATTGGGCAGCCTATTGCTGTTTTTCGCGACTATGCCTATGATCGCTTATGGCAGGATACACCAGAAGATCATCGCCTGATGGAGCTATACCGCAAGATAGGAAACATTACGGCCTTGCCGGGCCAAGTGAAGGTTCAGGATCAGGAGCTGCGGGAGGTAGCGCTGGGCACAGAAGGCGCTCGATCCGTGACCTTGGCTTCTGGCGAAACTGTAACCTTCTTGGACAACGGTTTTGGGACGATTGATGACAATGATAAAGCTATTTTAGGAAGCAATCGCCCAAAATGGGTAGGCGGTATCGTCAATTCGTTTGCCTACAAAAATTGGGATTTCTCCTTCTTTCTGCATGCACGTATAGGCAACTTGTATTACGGTGCATTGCAAACCTATGGACGTCGTACGGAGGACGATATTTGGAGTCCGGAAAATACGGACGCATCATTTCCTCAACCCACCACCGCTACATTCACGAATTACAATTATACCAGAACTTATACGAGTGGAAGCTTAATTTCCTTGCGCTATATTTCGTTGGGCTACCGCTTTAACCAATCTTTACTGGAGCGGTTAAATGTTGGAAGCTTGCAAGTTTATGCTCAGGTGTTGAACCCCGTCATTTGGGGCGGCGAAGCAGTCAAAATCGGGCTCAACCCTGAGGATGTGAATGGATGGGATACGGTGGCGGGGGCACAGCGCGGGGGACAAACGGCCAATACCATCTTGTTGCGTAGCGCTGTAGTAGGTTTACGTATAGGTTTATAG